The following coding sequences lie in one Myxococcales bacterium genomic window:
- a CDS encoding CBS domain-containing protein, producing MAEAAALMLHGQATDLPVVDAKGKLVGMFKLQRLYANLLPKAVLIGTGVPDLRFMSDSIDEVRERMAEIAQLPVKDFMVKPDLIAAPDASPFELVHLLYRGANNIPVVDPATGRLVGVVATHDVLAALVPS from the coding sequence GTGGCAGAAGCCGCTGCCCTGATGCTCCACGGGCAGGCCACCGATCTTCCTGTCGTGGACGCCAAGGGGAAACTCGTCGGGATGTTCAAGCTGCAGCGTTTGTACGCGAACCTGCTGCCGAAGGCGGTGCTGATCGGAACCGGAGTGCCCGACCTGCGTTTCATGTCGGACAGCATCGACGAGGTGCGTGAGCGGATGGCGGAGATCGCCCAATTGCCGGTCAAAGACTTCATGGTCAAACCCGACCTCATAGCCGCACCGGACGCTTCCCCCTTCGAGCTGGTGCACCTCCTGTACCGCGGTGCGAACAACATCCCTGTCGTGGATCCGGCGACTGGCCGCCTGGTGGGAGTGGTCGCGACGCACGACGTACTCGCTGCGCTCGTGCCTTCCTGA